Below is a genomic region from Prochlorococcus marinus str. MIT 0918.
TTCTTTGGCTTGCTGGATTTTTGACTGCGGGAATGACTGCTTTTTATATGTTTAGATTGTATTTCCTTACATTTGAAGGAACTTTTAGGGGGAACAATGAGGATTTGCAAAATCAGTTATTAGAGTTCGCTAGTAAAGAAAAAGATGATGATGATGCTCATAGTCATCTTTCAGGAGTTATTCATGAATCAACTTGGCCAATGACAATACCCTTAATAGTTTTAGCTATTCCATCAGTTTTAATTGGCTTTTTAGGTATTCCATGGAGTAGCGCTTTTGCCAAATTATTAGATTCAGAAGAGGCTATAGAAATGGCAACAAATTTTAGCTGGGGAGATTTCTTGCCATTGGCTTTGGCTTCAGTCACTATTTCAATTTCCGGTATTTTATTAGCATATTTTTCTTATTATTTAAAACGTATAGACCTTTCCATTATTTTTGCAAAGAGATTTTCATTAGTGAATAGCTTCCTCTCAAATAAATGGTATCTAGATGATATAAATGAAAAAATATTTGTCCGAGGCAGTAGAAAGCTTGCTCGTGAGGTATTAGAAGTGGATGCAAAGGTTGTCGATGGTGTTGTTAATTTAACTGGTTTATTGACATTAGGTAGTGGAGAGGGATTGAAATATTTTGAGACGGGTAGAGCTCAATTTTATGCACTGATAGTTTTCGGCGGAGTAATTGCTTTAGTAGCTCTTTTTGGAGTTTTAGGGAATTAAGTTTATTTATATAATTTTATTTGTGTGTGTCATCCCCTATCGATTGGATGCCAGAGCTGTAAGTATTTCTACACTCCAAAAAGAGGAGTAAAACTTATTAAGTGTTTGATTGCGTGCCAGTTTCAATTTGGGCAACTATCTCTGGACAAATGCCAGAACCAATTGTGGCAGATTTTCCTTGGCTAAGCCTTTGTATTCTTTTTCCTATAGCAGGTTCCTTGTTAGTCCCTTTTATTCCAGATGAAGGGGAGGGGAAACAAGTTAGATGGTATGCCCTAGCGATTGCTTTAATTACTTTTTTAATTTCGATTGGGGCTTATTTAAAAGGGTATGACCCATCCATTGAAGGATTGCAGCTTTCAGAAAGGGTGTCTTGGTTGCCAGAATTAGGACTTGCTTGGGCTGTCGGTGCTGATGGCCTATCAATGCCTCTTATTCTTCTCACTAGTTTTATAACTGCTTTGGCTGTCCTTGCAGCTTGGCCAGTAAGTTTTAAGCCAAAATTATTTTTCTTTTTGATTTTGGCTATGGATGGAGGCCAGATTGCAGTTTTTGCAGTTCAAGATATGCTTCTTTTCTTTTTAGCGTGGGAATTAGAGCTATTACCAGTTTATTTATTGTTGGCCATTTGGGGAGGTAAAAAAAGACAATATGCGGCTACTAAATTCATCATTTATACGGCAGGAAGTTCTTTATTTATTCTTATTGCAGGATTAGCAATGGGATTTTTTGGAGGGGGTTCGCCTAATTTTGAATTTACTCATTTAGCTAATCAAAATTTTGGAACAGGATTCCAATTATTATGTTATGCCGGCTTACTTATAGCTTTTGGAGTCAAACTTCCAATAGTACCTTTGCATACTTGGTTGCCAGATGCCCATGGTGAGGCAACTGCTCCAGTCCATATGCTTCTGGCAGGAATTTTATTAAAAATGGGTGGCTATGCACTTTTAAGATTTAATGCTCAATTGTTGCCAGATGCCCACGCGCAATTTGCACCATTATTAATAGTTCTTGGAGTAGTAAATATTATTTATGCTGCATTGACTTCATTTGCTCAACGTAATTTGAAGAGGAAGATAGCGTATAGCTCAATAAGCCATATGGGTTTTGTATTAATAGGCATAGGCAGTTTTAGTTCTTTAGGAACTAGTGGCGCGATGCTTCAAATGATTAGTCATGGATTGATAGGGGCTAGCCTTTTCTTTTTAGTAGGTGCAACTTATGACCGCACTCATACACTTCAACTGAATGAGATGGGAGGTGTAGGTCAGAAAATGAGAATTATGTTTGCACTTTGGACTGTTTGCTCGTTAGCTTCGCTGGCTTTGCCAGGGATGAGTGGCTTTGTTTCAGAACTAATGGTCTTTGCTGGATTTGTAACAGATGATGTTTATACTTTGCCATTTAGAATTGTAATAGCTTCTCTTGCAGCAGTAGGTGTAATTCTTACACCAATATATTTACTTTCTATGCTTAGAGAAATCTTTTTTGGTAAGGAAAATGTAGAGCTTATAACTAAAAGGGAACTTGTAGATGCAGAACCTAGAGAAATTTATATTATTGCTAGTCTGCTTGTTCCTATTATTGGGATTGGCTTATATCCGAGAATAATGACAGAGACTTATTCTATGTCTATAGATGGATTAGTTGGAAGAGATATTCTTGCTATTGAAAGAATGACATCTGACTCTAATAAAATTCTTGGTAATAAAAAACTTCTATTACCTTCTCAATCAACTCCTAAGTTGAATATCTATACTTCTAATCGTAATTTATAATTTAAGACTTTTCATTTAAAAAATATTTATCAACTAATTATAAGGACTCTTCTTTTAAGAGTTTTTCTATTGGGAAGTAGTTTTTAGAAAATTAAGTATTTACTTTGTATTCTTCTATGGCATTAAGCCAATAGTCTCGTTAACTTTTCTGCAGAGGGATTTAAATCTTGCCTGCTGAAGGTTTACAAACTAGTTCGAGTTCTGGAGCAAGACTTGCTATACGCCTTTTGCAAGATGCTGCTGAAAATGGTGATATTGATCCTTGGGATATTGATGTTATTCCTGTGATAGATGGTTTTTTGGATCAATTGCGATTAAGAATAGAATTGCCTCGAAAAGCATTATCAGTATCTGGCGGATCTTTTGAAAGAGATTTAGCTGAAAGTAGTGAGGCTTTTTTGGCAGCTTCTGTTTTGGTAAGTTTAAAGTCGCAGGTTTTGGAGTCAGATACTTTTCCTGTTGAAGATTTGGAAGAAAACTTCGACTTATCTTTTGCGGAACAAGGTTTGCTTGATCCTAGGCTGGATTTACCTCGCAACCCTGAGAGGCATCTATATAGGCGCCCAGTAGCTCCACCCCCACTCAAGAGAGCGGTCTCTCTTGGAGAGCTTATAGAGCAGCTTGAGTCTATTGCGGAGACCATTGAGGCGGATGAGCTTCAAAGTAGAAGAAAAAGAAGAAGCAAGCGATTTAGCGATAAGCAAATTATTGAACAAGTGACTGCTCTTGCTCATAGAGAAAAATTACCTGAGACAACAGCTGCTTTGGGAATATTTCTTGGGAATTGGGAGCAAGCTCTTCATTGGATAGATTTTGATTTATGTGTAAAGAGTTGGGCTGATAAGGCATCTTCAGATTTAGATAGTGATCGAGTTGGAGTTTTTTGGGCTTTGCTTTTTTTATCTTCACAAGGCAAAATTGAGCTGAAACAGGAAGGTTCTTTATATGCTCCTTTGAGATTGCGAAGAATTCTTGAGCCTGGAATGATTGCTCAATTACCTTTAAATAATATTGACGTGACAGCTACTTCTCCGGCTGCAGCCTAAGAGGTGGTATATATATCATTCTAATTTGGCCTAATTTATAGGGAGGCCTTGAACGCCTATGAAGGCGATGATACTTGCGGCAGGGAAGGGCACGCGTGTCCAGCCAATCACTCATGTGATTCCCAAGCCCATGATTCCAATTCTTCAAAAACCAGTTATGGAGTTCTTATTAGAACTTCTTAAAGAACATGGTTTTACAGAGGTAATGGTTAATGTTTCTCATCTTGCTGAAGAAATTGAGAATTATTTTCGGGATGGACAAAGATTTGGAGTAGAGATTGCATATAGTTTTGAAGGGAGAATACAAGATGGTGAATTGATAGGAGATGCTCTGGGATCAGCAGGAGGATTGAAAAAGATCCAAGATTTTCAAAAGTTTTTTGATGATACTTTTGTGGTTTTATGTGGCGATGCATTAATAGATTTAGATCTTTCTAAAGCTGTTAAATCTCATAAAGAGAATGGAGCATTAGCCACTTTGATTACAAAAAATGTCCCTAAAGATCAAGTAAGTAGTTACGGTGTTGTAGTTAGTGATGATCAAAATAGAGTTAAAGCATTCCAAGAAAAACCTACTATTGATTTAGCTTTAAGTAATAATATTAATACAGGTATATATTTATTTGAGCCTGAGATCTTTGATTATATACCTTCAAATCAACCATATGATATTGGAGCAGATCTTTTCCCTAAGTTAGTTGAGATTGGAGCTCCATTTTATGCATTATCTATGGATTTTGAGTGGGTTGATATAGGAAAAGTTCCTGACTATTGGAAGGCAATTCGTAGTGTCCTCTTGGGTGAAGTACGGCAAGTTGAAGTGCCAGGCAAAGAGA
It encodes:
- a CDS encoding segregation/condensation protein A, which produces MPAEGLQTSSSSGARLAIRLLQDAAENGDIDPWDIDVIPVIDGFLDQLRLRIELPRKALSVSGGSFERDLAESSEAFLAASVLVSLKSQVLESDTFPVEDLEENFDLSFAEQGLLDPRLDLPRNPERHLYRRPVAPPPLKRAVSLGELIEQLESIAETIEADELQSRRKRRSKRFSDKQIIEQVTALAHREKLPETTAALGIFLGNWEQALHWIDFDLCVKSWADKASSDLDSDRVGVFWALLFLSSQGKIELKQEGSLYAPLRLRRILEPGMIAQLPLNNIDVTATSPAAA
- a CDS encoding nucleotidyltransferase family protein — protein: MKAMILAAGKGTRVQPITHVIPKPMIPILQKPVMEFLLELLKEHGFTEVMVNVSHLAEEIENYFRDGQRFGVEIAYSFEGRIQDGELIGDALGSAGGLKKIQDFQKFFDDTFVVLCGDALIDLDLSKAVKSHKENGALATLITKNVPKDQVSSYGVVVSDDQNRVKAFQEKPTIDLALSNNINTGIYLFEPEIFDYIPSNQPYDIGADLFPKLVEIGAPFYALSMDFEWVDIGKVPDYWKAIRSVLLGEVRQVEVPGKEIRPGIFAGLNVAANWDKINVKGPVYVGGMTRIEDGTTIIGPSMIGPSCCICEGSTIDNSIIFDYSRIGPGVQLVEKLVFGRYCVDKNGDHFDLQEAALDWLITDARRQDLGEPSPQQKAMAELLGTDLISTGS
- a CDS encoding NAD(P)H-quinone oxidoreductase subunit 4 encodes the protein MPEPIVADFPWLSLCILFPIAGSLLVPFIPDEGEGKQVRWYALAIALITFLISIGAYLKGYDPSIEGLQLSERVSWLPELGLAWAVGADGLSMPLILLTSFITALAVLAAWPVSFKPKLFFFLILAMDGGQIAVFAVQDMLLFFLAWELELLPVYLLLAIWGGKKRQYAATKFIIYTAGSSLFILIAGLAMGFFGGGSPNFEFTHLANQNFGTGFQLLCYAGLLIAFGVKLPIVPLHTWLPDAHGEATAPVHMLLAGILLKMGGYALLRFNAQLLPDAHAQFAPLLIVLGVVNIIYAALTSFAQRNLKRKIAYSSISHMGFVLIGIGSFSSLGTSGAMLQMISHGLIGASLFFLVGATYDRTHTLQLNEMGGVGQKMRIMFALWTVCSLASLALPGMSGFVSELMVFAGFVTDDVYTLPFRIVIASLAAVGVILTPIYLLSMLREIFFGKENVELITKRELVDAEPREIYIIASLLVPIIGIGLYPRIMTETYSMSIDGLVGRDILAIERMTSDSNKILGNKKLLLPSQSTPKLNIYTSNRNL